The stretch of DNA aagttgaCCTCCTACAAGATCATTAAGGATTTCCCAACTTTGGACTTGTCCAAGATCGGGAACGATCAGAAATACGGCCCACTTTTGGTCGATATCATCGACACTACGAAGGAGTATGtcgagttcttgaagacgATCTTCGATTTCCCATTGATTAAGGCGTTCATCACAAAGCAACGCGAGACCAACAACTGGAAGTTGCTATTTGACTCGCTGAACGGGATCACTGGCCCCTACGGTAAGGCCATCTTCGTCGACGAGTTTGGTCTACCAGCTGAGGAGGCCCTACAGAACTGGCACCCACAGCCGGATTTCGGTGGTCTGCACCCAGATCCAAACTTGACTTACGCCAAGACTCTTGTCGAAAGGGTCGACCGTGAGAAGATCCAATTCGGTGCTGCCTCggacggtgacggtgacaGAAACATGATCTACGGTGCCGGTCCAGCGTTCGTCTCCCCGGGGGACTCCGTCGCCATCATCGCTGAATACGCCGCGGAGATCCCATACTTCGCCAAGCAGGGCATCTACGGGCTAGCAAGGTCCTTCCCTACGTCAAATGCGATTGACCTTGTTGCCCAGAAGCACGGCCTAAAATGTTACGAGGTTCCCACAGGTTGGAAGTTTTTCTGTGCCTTGTTCGACGCAAAGAAACTGTCCATCTGCGGTGAGGAATCATTCGGTACCGGGTCCAACCATATAAGAGAGAAGGACGGTTTATGGGCCGTCGTTGCCTGGTTGAACGTGCTGGCTCTGTacaacaaacacaacccAGAGAAGGATGCTTCCATCAAGACTGTCCAGGAGGAGTTCTGGCACAAGTATGGTCGTGTCTTCTTCACGCGTTACGATTATGAACATGTATCTTCTGAGGATGCAGCCAAGGTCGTCAACCAACTGGAAGGTTACATCGCCAAACCCGATTTTGTGGGGAGTGCCTTCGCTGGCGACAAATCGGTAACGGTTACGGAAGCAGGTGACTTCTCGTACACGGACCTGGACGGCTCCGTTTCGAGCCACCAGGGTCTGTACGTCAAGTTATCCAACGGTGCGAGATTTGTGCTAAGACTGTCCGGTACTGGTTCCTCAGGTGCCACGATCAGACTGTACATTGAAAACTACACCGATGACAAATCAAAGTATGGTTTGGAACCGGAAGAGTTCCTAAAGCCAACCATCACCTCGGTCTTGAAAttcttgaacttcaaagaatcgATCGGCACAGACGAGCCTACAGTCCGTACATGATTTTCGATGAAGGAGCAACGAACAGCGAGACGTTTAGAAGTATCCTCCCCGTCCTCCTTATGTAAATTTACATAGAGtatgcaaaaaaaaacgaatATGTGTTAATGTATCATTAATGGTCACAACAATCAGCGAAGCGCGGCATTTTTCCCTTGGCATCCTCCCTATATCTGTCatcgttgttgttgttgttctctcAGTTTCTtccagttgttgctgaGTTTCCTAAACTGGCCGGTCGAATATATCACTACGGACGTGTCCTTCCGGTTTTTTACTAAGTGACAACATGTGAAGTGTATTACTGGCGGGTTAAGAAGGGGTAGGTGCAATAGTTGGCCTCCCTCTCCCGTTCATTATTTCTCTCTCCTTCTACGTGTTTACGTTTGtacgaaaacaaaagaagctGAGTTTATTATCGCTGTTTATAAAGATTGCATTGTTTGTTGAGAGAGAGGGTCAGTAACGTAGCCCCCAGACGCTGTTATTGCTACTTTAACGCTCTAATCAGAGAATAGAACTGAGTTGTGCTCGGAACTCTCTTGTCTTATTTATACTTTTCACGAGACAGGATAAAAAAACCGGTAACAGGATTTTTGAGATTTTTTAGTCAGAATTTaaaagaaggaaagaaagagGCTGAAAGAGAGTGTTATAATCCACTTCCTTTGATCACATTTGCCAGAATACCGCTATACCAGCAAGTGAACTAAGTCAAAAACCAAACTACTATGTACGCATTGAAGAACAGATTCAAATTTGGGAAGAAtaaagaggagaaggagaaggagaaggagggGAAACACCACAGTATCTTCCACCTGAACGGCGAGAGCAAAAACGAGAACAAAGTAAGTCCAGACCCAACGTTGGAGGATGTGAACGGGGTAAGTAACGAGAGAAGAGACACGATCACGAACAATAACTCGGGCTCCGCCCCGACAAGGTCGTCCTATGATGCTGGGTCAACCACGTCCACTGTCAGTCAACAGCCCTCGGACAACTTCAATTATGACTCGACATTGAGTAGTAACCCAGATTTTGCTGGTCCAGAGACCACACCGGGCCTGTCTGAGACACATGTCAACAATACGTCGACGTCAACTTCCGGCATAATGACCATAAAAGTGTATAACGGTGAAGGGTTTGTGCTACCCTTCGATATTACTGCCAATGACCAAATCCTGACTAAGCTTTTGGGGTCCGGAATCCCATTGCAGCAAAGAGGCTCTGTGGATGCATCCAATGAGATAGATCAGCTCGCATCGCAGATTTCGAGGGTGACTTTATCGAACCAGGGTCCGGGCGGTGAATCTTTGATTTCCAAGGAATCGTCATCCAAGTTCATCCCCGCTACGATACTTTTACCCGGTTCGCAAAGCGCCAGTCCATTGTTATACTTCACCATTGAGTTTGATAACACTGTGGCCACAATCGAACCGGAGTACGGGACCATGACTGCTCCGGTTTTCAATAAGATATCCACCTTCGATGTTACAAGGAAACTACCCTACTTGAAGATAGACGTATTTGCGCGGATACCTTCCATCCTTCTACCATCAAAGACCTGGCAACAAGAGGTGAGCGACCATGACCCGAGACTAAAGGAGATGTTTGACAAGATTAATAGTAACCAGGACATTCATCTGGACTCATTCCACTTGCCCGTGAACCTGAAAATCAATTCTGCAGCGAACATCAGATTGTACAACCATCATTGGATTACTTTGGAGAATGGGTTCGGTAAAATCAATTTGAGTATAGACTATAAGCCATCCAAGAACAAGCCACTGTCCATTGACGACTTTGATCTGCTAAAGGTTATTGGGAAGGGTTCATTTGGGAAAGTCATGCAAGTCAGGAAGAAGGACACTCAAAAGATATATGCTTTGAAAGCTATCAGGAAGTCGTACATCGTGTCAAAATCTGAAGTGACGCATACCCTGGCTGAGAGGACAGTTTTGGCAAGGGTGGAATGCCCATTTATTGTTCCTCTGAAATTTTCCTTCCAGTCTCCAGAAAAGTTGTATTTGGTTCTGGCATGTATCAACGGTGGTGAGCTGTTTTACCATCTGCAGAAGGAGGGTAGATTTGACTTGTCGCGCTCGAGGTTCTATGCGGCAGAGTTGTTATGTGCCTTGGAAACATTGCACAACTTGGATGTCATCTACCGTGATCTAAAACCAGAGAACATTTTGCTAGACTACCAGGGGCACATCGCATTGTGTGATTTCGGGTTATGTAAACTGAACATGAAAGACGATGACAAAACCGACACTTTTTGCGGTACTCCAGAATATCTGGCACCAGAATTGCTGTTGGGCCAAGGTTACTCGAAGGTCGTTGACTGGTGGACCCTTGGTGTCTTGCTGTACGAGATGCTGACTGGGCTGCCACCTTACTATGACGAGGATATTCCCAAGATGTACAAAAAGATCCTACAAGCTCCATTGAGGTTCCCCGATGGATTTGACAGAGATGCTAAGGACCTGCTGATTGGGTTACTAAGCAGAGATCCCGTGAGACGGCTGGGTCGTAACGGTGCCGACGAAATCAAAAACCACCAATTCTTCAGCCAGTTGTCCTGGAAGCGTCTGATGATGAAGGGTTACATCCCACCATACAAGCCACCCGTGAGTAGTGCCATTGACACATCCAACTTCAACCAAGAATTCACAAAGGAGAAGCCCATCGATAGTGTTGTAGACGAGTACTTGAGCGAAAGTGTCCAGAAACAATTTGGTGGGTGGACCTACGTTGGGAGTGAACAACTGGGCAGCTCCATGGTCCAAGGTAGAAGCATCAAATAAGCCATTGCGGCGCATCGTAACGAATACACATATATCTACGTACAGCTTTCCGTGAGGGATAAACATATAGAACCGCAAGACGCATCGCATTGCACTGCACTGCGATGGCCTCTTTCTCAGTTACCCGCTCTGGGGAAGGGCTGAAACTGCTTAAGtaagaaaatttttccttTAAAATTGAGATGCCACAATTACCACGAATTTTTCAGCaagttttctttattttttttcgatgGGCATCCGTCTTTTCTGATTACAATATAAGCTCCCAACTACTCCTTGCTCCTTTCCGAACTTACAGATCAAGATTTATACAGTCAGTTCCTAAGAAAGTGAAACATTGCGATACAACATGATGGCATTTGAGAACACCGCTAAGCGGCCATCAACGAAGGATACGATAAATCCTATAGAGGCCAAAAAACGGAAAGTGGAGTTCGCAAACGACGTTACTCTATACCCATTAGTAAATAACGCAGAAGAACGCCACAATGGCAATGAACCTGATAATGATGTTGCTGCTTTTTCATCTGTGCTATATAGTCGATATGTCCATTCTGCACTAGCTGCTCTTGTTAAGGTATGTGAATTTTGCTTTTTCTCTCCCGCTCTTCAGACTTCGTGGGGGCTTAATGTCGTCTAGGTAATCCCACTTTACCCTTTTCGCTTGTGAGGAATGCTTTTACTAACAATCAACAACACAAACTGCGGTCGCACTTTGTTGCTATTTTATTACAGAAGGACACGAATCCAATCAATGTAATTGCTAACCAATTGGCACTCCCAGCAAAGAGTTCTGATGGTATCAAACCTGAAAACCTCAACATCCTGTTGGATGCTCTATCCAGCAATATCAACAGCATAGACTCCTCAAAGGGCGCTGCGCTGATACAGGCGTTGATAAATTTCGATAGCTGGTGGAACCTACCCAACCTAAGCTTGAACAAGTATATTAGTTTCATCAGAATTCTTTGCTCTAGTATACCCAAATGGTGGCAAGATGTATCACATAACTTAATTTCGAATTTCGGTGAGCTTCCATTGGAAGAGACGAAATTCAAGCACCATGAGCTGTTGAACTACTTCATCAAAGTTATCCCGAGCTCCATGGGGTTTATTGACTCTTATCTGGTCAGGTTTTTCCCCAACAAAAATGCTGGGCGTAAAAATCTAATCAACTACACATCCAACGTCTTATACCTAACTAGTTATTGTAGGGAGCTGCGGTTTCAAGTATGGTCGTTGATTGTCGAGAAGGCAATTTCAATTGATGTCGAGCTACAGAATGAGTTAGATGAGATGGATGATGACATCGATGACAGCGATCTAAGTgaagatgacgacgacgacgacgacgacgaggatgatgaggatgatgatgatgatgatgctATGAGCGACGTTGAAGGCGCTGGTAAATCAAGTATTGAGAAGGGGATGGGCAGTAAAACGACTGCTGAAGAAAACGAGGGCGACCTCTTTGACCCGATAGAGATGGAGGACGATGAGCAGTACAATGTTGAAGTTACGCAGAGTATCAAGGAGTTATCTAGCAAGCTGGATGATATTCTGGCGTTGGTAAGTAACTATATCACTAGAGAGGTAACGCCTGAGACTCTTGAACTAGGTGAAGGTATCGATGTGTTTAATACCTTGACCACCCTGTTCAAAACACACGTTTTACCAACGTATTACACGAGGTCTGTCCAATATATCATGTTCCATGTCtcccagcagcagttggAGTTGATGGATTCGTTTTTGGTTACGTTAATTGATATCTCTTTCTCTCCCAATGAGACCGTGGAAAAGAAGATCAAGTCTCTGCAGTATCTAGGGTCGTATATTGCCCGTGCCAAAAAACTATCCAGAACACAGATT from Huiozyma naganishii CBS 8797 chromosome 1, complete genome encodes:
- the PGM1 gene encoding phosphoglucomutase PGM1 (similar to Saccharomyces cerevisiae PGM1 (YKL127W) and PGM2 (YMR105C); ancestral locus Anc_2.445) gives rise to the protein MGQFEVQTIPTKPYQDQKPGTSGLRKKTAVFMKEPHYTENFIQAILEAIPEGCKDATLVIGGDGRFYNDVVINKIAAISAANGVRKLVIGQNGLLSTPATSYIIRSYKDKATGGIILTASHNPGGPENDMGIKYNLANGGPAPESVTNAMWEISKKLTSYKIIKDFPTLDLSKIGNDQKYGPLLVDIIDTTKEYVEFLKTIFDFPLIKAFITKQRETNNWKLLFDSLNGITGPYGKAIFVDEFGLPAEEALQNWHPQPDFGGLHPDPNLTYAKTLVERVDREKIQFGAASDGDGDRNMIYGAGPAFVSPGDSVAIIAEYAAEIPYFAKQGIYGLARSFPTSNAIDLVAQKHGLKCYEVPTGWKFFCALFDAKKLSICGEESFGTGSNHIREKDGLWAVVAWLNVLALYNKHNPEKDASIKTVQEEFWHKYGRVFFTRYDYEHVSSEDAAKVVNQLEGYIAKPDFVGSAFAGDKSVTVTEAGDFSYTDLDGSVSSHQGLYVKLSNGARFVLRLSGTGSSGATIRLYIENYTDDKSKYGLEPEEFLKPTITSVLKFLNFKESIGTDEPTVRT
- the YPK1 gene encoding serine/threonine protein kinase YPK1 (similar to Saccharomyces cerevisiae YPK1 (YKL126W) and YPK2 (YMR104C); ancestral locus Anc_2.446), whose translation is MYALKNRFKFGKNKEEKEKEKEGKHHSIFHLNGESKNENKVSPDPTLEDVNGVSNERRDTITNNNSGSAPTRSSYDAGSTTSTVSQQPSDNFNYDSTLSSNPDFAGPETTPGLSETHVNNTSTSTSGIMTIKVYNGEGFVLPFDITANDQILTKLLGSGIPLQQRGSVDASNEIDQLASQISRVTLSNQGPGGESLISKESSSKFIPATILLPGSQSASPLLYFTIEFDNTVATIEPEYGTMTAPVFNKISTFDVTRKLPYLKIDVFARIPSILLPSKTWQQEVSDHDPRLKEMFDKINSNQDIHLDSFHLPVNLKINSAANIRLYNHHWITLENGFGKINLSIDYKPSKNKPLSIDDFDLLKVIGKGSFGKVMQVRKKDTQKIYALKAIRKSYIVSKSEVTHTLAERTVLARVECPFIVPLKFSFQSPEKLYLVLACINGGELFYHLQKEGRFDLSRSRFYAAELLCALETLHNLDVIYRDLKPENILLDYQGHIALCDFGLCKLNMKDDDKTDTFCGTPEYLAPELLLGQGYSKVVDWWTLGVLLYEMLTGLPPYYDEDIPKMYKKILQAPLRFPDGFDRDAKDLLIGLLSRDPVRRLGRNGADEIKNHQFFSQLSWKRLMMKGYIPPYKPPVSSAIDTSNFNQEFTKEKPIDSVVDEYLSESVQKQFGGWTYVGSEQLGSSMVQGRSIK
- the RRN3 gene encoding rDNA-binding RNA polymerase I transcriptional factor (similar to Saccharomyces cerevisiae RRN3 (YKL125W); ancestral locus Anc_2.447), producing MMAFENTAKRPSTKDTINPIEAKKRKVEFANDVTLYPLVNNAEERHNGNEPDNDVAAFSSVLYSRYVHSALAALVKKDTNPINVIANQLALPAKSSDGIKPENLNILLDALSSNINSIDSSKGAALIQALINFDSWWNLPNLSLNKYISFIRILCSSIPKWWQDVSHNLISNFGELPLEETKFKHHELLNYFIKVIPSSMGFIDSYLVRFFPNKNAGRKNLINYTSNVLYLTSYCRELRFQVWSLIVEKAISIDVELQNELDEMDDDIDDSDLSEDDDDDDDDEDDEDDDDDDAMSDVEGAGKSSIEKGMGSKTTAEENEGDLFDPIEMEDDEQYNVEVTQSIKELSSKLDDILALVSNYITREVTPETLELGEGIDVFNTLTTLFKTHVLPTYYTRSVQYIMFHVSQQQLELMDSFLVTLIDISFSPNETVEKKIKSLQYLGSYIARAKKLSRTQIIFVASYLTSWLNRYAIEREEEVNQPGGMERFKHFYAAFQALCYVFCFRRDMFRDLDGNWECELDKFFQRMIISKFNPLKYCNENVMLMFARITQHEDIAYCFSIIENNNHERLRGIVGKADLSKTGTAEISSSNGSASTPTWSLATRQQFIDLQSYFPYDPLFLKNYKGIMRDYFIEWSEVSGDLESDHDSDD